In bacterium, a single window of DNA contains:
- the sucC gene encoding ADP-forming succinate--CoA ligase subunit beta, with the protein MKLHEYQAKELFRRFGCPVEEGKIATTPEEAEAIAKELGTEVVVKAQVLVGGRGKAGGIKIAKTPEEARKHAEKILGMEIKGLKVKKVLVTRAVDIKHEAYLGAILDRRTKKVVMMASPEGGVDIEEVARRSPEKIFKIEIDPFLGLKPYGARYLMEKIYDDPEVVKQGIDIAIKIYNTFIGVDASLAEVNPLVLTPEGRLVCVDAKIVLDDNGLIRHPEFLDWRDPDEYTEDEVKAKDAGLSFVKLTGDIGCVVNGAGLAMATMDLIKHYGGEPANFLDVGGSSNPQKVVTALDIITRDPHVKVIFFNIFGGITRCDDIANGIVQAIEQFKPKVPIIARLVGTNQEQAHEILKKAGIPVFSTMDDVVKEAVKIAKTG; encoded by the coding sequence ATGAAACTTCACGAATATCAGGCGAAGGAACTTTTTAGAAGATTTGGTTGCCCTGTTGAGGAAGGCAAGATTGCAACGACCCCCGAGGAAGCAGAAGCTATAGCCAAGGAACTCGGGACTGAAGTAGTCGTTAAGGCACAGGTATTAGTAGGCGGTCGAGGTAAAGCAGGTGGGATAAAAATTGCCAAAACCCCCGAAGAAGCTCGAAAGCACGCTGAAAAAATACTCGGGATGGAAATAAAGGGACTTAAAGTTAAGAAAGTTCTGGTTACGAGAGCTGTGGACATAAAGCACGAGGCGTATCTTGGTGCGATACTCGATAGAAGAACCAAGAAGGTTGTGATGATGGCATCCCCGGAAGGCGGGGTGGATATCGAGGAGGTGGCTCGTCGCTCGCCAGAAAAAATTTTCAAAATCGAAATAGACCCATTCTTGGGTCTTAAACCGTATGGCGCACGCTACCTTATGGAGAAAATTTATGATGACCCAGAGGTCGTAAAGCAGGGTATAGACATTGCGATAAAAATTTACAATACATTCATTGGCGTTGACGCTTCACTTGCTGAGGTTAACCCGCTGGTTTTGACCCCTGAGGGCAGGCTTGTCTGCGTTGATGCGAAAATAGTTCTCGATGACAATGGGCTTATAAGGCATCCAGAATTTCTTGATTGGCGTGACCCAGACGAATACACCGAAGACGAGGTTAAAGCAAAGGATGCAGGACTTTCGTTTGTTAAGCTTACTGGCGACATAGGGTGTGTTGTGAATGGTGCTGGACTCGCTATGGCAACTATGGATTTAATAAAGCACTATGGTGGAGAACCAGCTAACTTCCTCGATGTCGGTGGCTCGTCGAATCCACAGAAAGTGGTTACTGCACTCGACATAATAACTCGCGACCCGCATGTTAAAGTCATATTTTTCAACATTTTTGGTGGAATAACCCGCTGCGACGATATCGCCAATGGAATAGTCCAAGCTATAGAACAGTTCAAGCCAAAGGTTCCGATAATAGCCCGTTTGGTGGGCACGAATCAGGAGCAAGCGCACGAAATCCTCAAAAAGGCAGGCATACCCGTTTTTTCGACCATGGACGATGTCGTGAAAGAAGCGGTGAAAATAGCCAAAACTGGTTGA
- a CDS encoding PASTA domain-containing protein — MLIKIAYICLFVGGGFIGLFLFDKAVMPLVVGSGKAYPVPNVVGLNVDEAQTLVEEQGFNFKIIREQFSAELPAGTIIKQIPKGGSPAKKGRTIRVIVSKGGMIAVVPDVRGILLRQAKLKLEAVGLVPGDVIEQYCDTVDRGFVIRTIPEPGETLSQGDTVSLMVSRGSATQLITVPNVVGMKLEQARKTLQSVGLKAIIVVRVIPAISPGEVYRQVPPAGTKVYIGSGVKIVVNKWE; from the coding sequence TTGCTTATAAAAATTGCTTACATTTGCCTTTTCGTTGGTGGCGGGTTTATCGGACTTTTCCTTTTTGACAAGGCTGTGATGCCGCTGGTCGTGGGAAGCGGCAAAGCGTACCCCGTGCCGAATGTGGTTGGATTGAATGTTGATGAAGCTCAGACACTTGTCGAGGAGCAGGGATTTAATTTTAAGATAATAAGGGAGCAATTTTCTGCGGAACTTCCGGCAGGGACTATAATAAAGCAAATTCCTAAGGGTGGAAGCCCAGCCAAAAAGGGGCGTACGATTCGCGTTATCGTAAGCAAAGGCGGCATGATAGCTGTAGTTCCTGATGTTAGAGGTATCCTTTTGAGACAGGCAAAACTCAAACTTGAGGCGGTAGGTCTCGTTCCAGGTGATGTAATCGAACAATATTGCGACACCGTTGACCGTGGATTTGTCATAAGAACCATTCCTGAGCCCGGAGAAACCCTATCTCAGGGTGACACTGTGTCACTTATGGTAAGCAGAGGTTCTGCAACGCAGTTGATAACTGTGCCCAATGTGGTTGGTATGAAGCTTGAGCAGGCAAGAAAGACATTGCAGTCAGTAGGATTAAAAGCAATTATAGTCGTCAGGGTGATACCGGCTATATCGCCCGGTGAGGTTTATCGTCAGGTGCCGCCAGCGGGAACTAAAGTTTACATAGGCAGCGGTGTTAAAATCGTGGTTAATAAGTGGGAGTAA
- a CDS encoding biotin--[acetyl-CoA-carboxylase] ligase: protein MIIFKSYNKTIFGEIIHLFGPVKSTQHEARKILSVRKPPFIVIADEQTNGYGRRGSKWLSPPGGLYLTWVTKNVEQLGVTLVIALAIAKTVDRFTDGKVIIKWPNDVFILDKKCAGVIAELEGENLLIGVGINTGESPEPEEFAALNLSAPERMYFFRVFLEMLAPLWLEFVQNGLKSILDEYNEYALPKGSFITTHAGDEVVHGEIIEVTERGSLLIKTKTGTRELTAGKIIKST from the coding sequence ATGATAATATTTAAGTCATATAATAAAACTATTTTCGGGGAGATAATTCATCTTTTCGGACCAGTTAAGTCCACTCAGCATGAGGCGAGGAAAATACTTTCGGTTCGCAAACCGCCTTTTATTGTGATCGCGGACGAACAGACTAACGGCTATGGAAGGCGCGGCAGTAAATGGTTGTCTCCACCCGGCGGACTTTACCTTACATGGGTAACAAAGAATGTGGAACAACTCGGTGTAACGCTTGTTATAGCGTTAGCGATAGCCAAAACTGTCGACAGATTCACCGACGGTAAAGTGATAATAAAATGGCCTAATGATGTGTTCATATTGGATAAAAAGTGTGCGGGCGTTATAGCGGAGCTTGAGGGCGAGAACTTGCTTATCGGCGTCGGAATTAACACTGGCGAATCCCCCGAGCCGGAAGAATTTGCTGCGCTAAATCTTTCTGCGCCCGAACGAATGTACTTTTTCAGGGTTTTCCTCGAGATGCTTGCACCACTATGGCTTGAGTTTGTGCAAAACGGACTTAAGAGTATATTGGACGAGTACAACGAATATGCATTGCCCAAGGGGTCATTCATAACCACTCATGCTGGCGATGAAGTAGTTCACGGGGAAATTATCGAGGTTACGGAGCGAGGTTCGCTTTTAATCAAAACCAAAACTGGAACCCGTGAGTTAACAGCAGGAAAAATTATCAAGTCGACATGA
- a CDS encoding polysaccharide pyruvyl transferase family protein, translated as MKRLRIIFSTTLGWNPGDEFILFGIRNLLSSLGLKFDEIIYNRHPMIRTKSDAINRLLALGAYLFADNPDMQLRRLLSGRFEFMDNSFKKTSQKIADYIIIAGTPEWAGPRNEELLSWAVENKVHGALVGVGLKNKLTKNARRFLSEFAELITTRDNAAYEQLKAFGAIKGVCPALFAAPETKKVERVKDIAIVFQGKRLWANSIPPGVFDALLPVYAKLIHDFDAKIVCHHFADFKEAIAVFGNGTEVIYTTNSSELLHLYKDFDLVIGTRLHGIGAAASWGIPGILIRHDQRTSESSSFNEIVVSPTDDIIKIIEECDWQKRSEQLAKHKADWLKRMRELLLRTSLSAFVESR; from the coding sequence ATGAAGAGACTGAGAATTATATTTTCAACGACGCTTGGCTGGAATCCCGGGGACGAATTTATACTGTTTGGCATTCGTAATCTTTTATCCTCTCTTGGTCTCAAATTTGACGAAATTATATATAATCGCCATCCTATGATACGAACTAAGTCCGATGCGATTAATCGCTTACTTGCGCTTGGGGCATATCTTTTCGCCGATAATCCTGATATGCAGCTGAGGAGGCTTCTTTCTGGACGATTCGAATTTATGGATAACTCGTTTAAAAAAACGAGCCAAAAAATCGCCGATTACATCATTATAGCGGGCACGCCTGAATGGGCTGGACCACGCAATGAAGAGCTCTTATCCTGGGCAGTGGAGAACAAAGTTCATGGTGCGCTTGTTGGGGTTGGACTTAAAAACAAGCTAACCAAGAATGCAAGAAGGTTCCTTTCTGAATTCGCCGAGCTAATCACAACGCGTGATAACGCCGCATACGAGCAATTAAAAGCTTTCGGAGCAATAAAGGGCGTATGTCCAGCGCTTTTCGCGGCACCGGAGACTAAAAAGGTGGAGAGAGTAAAAGACATAGCCATAGTATTTCAAGGAAAGAGACTATGGGCTAATTCCATACCACCAGGGGTTTTTGATGCGTTGTTGCCGGTTTATGCGAAGCTTATTCACGACTTTGATGCGAAAATAGTTTGCCATCACTTCGCGGATTTTAAAGAAGCGATCGCTGTCTTTGGAAACGGCACAGAAGTGATATACACGACGAATTCTTCGGAACTACTTCATTTATACAAAGATTTTGACCTTGTAATAGGGACCCGTCTCCACGGTATAGGGGCTGCTGCTTCGTGGGGAATACCAGGAATTCTAATTCGTCACGACCAGCGAACCAGCGAAAGCAGTTCTTTTAACGAGATAGTGGTTTCCCCAACGGACGATATAATAAAAATAATTGAGGAGTGCGACTGGCAGAAACGCTCGGAGCAACTTGCAAAACACAAGGCGGATTGGCTGAAAAGGATGAGAGAGCTTCTCTTGCGAACATCTCTCAGTGCCTTTGTTGAGAGCAGGTGA
- a CDS encoding PD40 domain-containing protein, producing MKFWLLKFLIIIALQSYVTGQDTQPKDSLSQQEAIKGDLMNISEINSSKSDFAPFIMPDGKTLYFSSTRDGGLGGEDIYVSHWTGIKWTIPENLGKPINSPKNEGAMCFSPDGMEMFITICGRKDSYGGCDIYVSYKVGDSWTEPENLGSNVNSSWWDGHPSLSAGGDTLFFASDRFGGYGGLDIYYCVKTEKGWSKAKNLGYPINNARDQTSPFLHLDGVTFYFSSSGHGGLGGLDVFFSRLDTTTGEWGKPLNLGPPINTKGNDYFFSVPASGEYIYFASDRPGGYGGFDIYSYPLKKWQRPTPIATLVGEVIDAKTGKPVFADVKIERLKDGKLLSQLKTDSLTGKFFVVLRANEKYGISVSADGYVFTSENYEIKLEEGYNEIHQVFKLEPVKVGAKIKLENIFFDFAKAELRKESEAELKRVAELMEKYPEMKIEIQGFADSIGTKKFNLWLSRQRAKAVYDWLVAHGVEAKRMSYKGFGEEEQGATEEELQKSRRVQFKIIEVGRKVINDKAKDENKKEQR from the coding sequence ATGAAATTCTGGCTTTTGAAATTTCTGATTATTATAGCACTCCAGTCGTATGTAACAGGTCAGGATACACAGCCGAAAGATTCCTTATCGCAGCAGGAAGCTATAAAAGGCGACCTTATGAACATATCCGAAATTAACTCCTCAAAGAGTGACTTTGCACCATTTATAATGCCTGATGGCAAAACGCTTTACTTCTCCTCGACCCGTGACGGTGGCTTGGGCGGCGAGGATATATATGTCTCACATTGGACGGGGATAAAGTGGACGATTCCCGAGAACCTTGGCAAACCAATAAACTCGCCAAAAAACGAGGGCGCCATGTGCTTCTCACCCGACGGAATGGAAATGTTTATAACTATTTGCGGAAGGAAAGACAGCTATGGGGGTTGCGACATCTATGTTTCGTATAAGGTTGGCGATAGCTGGACCGAACCGGAAAATCTTGGCAGCAATGTTAACTCAAGCTGGTGGGACGGTCATCCATCGCTTTCAGCGGGTGGAGACACGCTGTTTTTCGCGTCGGATAGGTTCGGCGGATATGGTGGTCTCGACATATACTACTGTGTTAAAACTGAAAAAGGCTGGTCTAAAGCAAAAAATCTCGGCTACCCTATAAATAACGCCCGCGACCAAACATCACCATTTCTTCATCTCGATGGTGTAACTTTTTACTTTTCTTCCTCAGGACATGGTGGACTTGGCGGTCTTGATGTCTTTTTCTCGAGGCTTGACACGACGACCGGTGAATGGGGGAAACCTCTTAACCTTGGTCCACCGATAAACACTAAAGGCAACGATTATTTCTTTTCCGTGCCTGCCTCGGGAGAGTATATCTACTTTGCGTCCGACCGTCCCGGGGGCTATGGCGGGTTTGACATATATTCATATCCACTCAAAAAATGGCAGAGGCCTACGCCTATCGCAACATTGGTGGGAGAGGTTATCGATGCCAAAACTGGGAAACCAGTATTCGCAGATGTGAAGATAGAGCGTTTGAAAGACGGCAAACTACTCTCCCAGCTTAAAACTGATTCACTCACTGGAAAGTTTTTCGTTGTTCTGCGTGCAAACGAAAAATACGGAATTTCCGTTTCAGCCGATGGCTATGTTTTTACATCTGAAAATTACGAAATAAAGCTTGAGGAAGGGTATAACGAAATACATCAGGTATTCAAGCTTGAACCAGTTAAAGTTGGCGCAAAGATTAAGCTTGAAAACATATTTTTCGACTTTGCCAAGGCTGAGCTAAGAAAGGAGTCGGAGGCAGAGCTAAAACGGGTGGCTGAACTAATGGAGAAGTATCCTGAGATGAAGATAGAGATTCAGGGTTTCGCGGACTCCATAGGGACGAAAAAGTTTAATCTGTGGCTTTCGCGTCAGCGGGCAAAAGCGGTTTACGACTGGCTTGTAGCACACGGTGTTGAAGCAAAAAGAATGAGCTATAAAGGTTTCGGCGAGGAAGAGCAGGGCGCAACCGAAGAGGAACTACAAAAAAGCAGAAGAGTTCAATTTAAAATAATCGAAGTTGGGCGAAAAGTTATAAACGACAAAGCCAAGGATGAAAATAAAAAGGAGCAGAGATGA